One region of Brassica napus cultivar Da-Ae chromosome A2 unlocalized genomic scaffold, Da-Ae chrA02_Random_15, whole genome shotgun sequence genomic DNA includes:
- the LOC125593961 gene encoding thioredoxin F2, chloroplastic-like: MTLSLRIAPSPVSFRYSPAPSTPSGVGLRPAKQRCRIPNSGVAAKTGSCSSGGVLDSRKRIGGSCVVRCSLETVNVSVGEVTEVDKDTFWPVVKAAGDKLVVLDMYTQWCGPCKVMAPKYKELSEKYQDMVFLKLDCNEDNKPVAQELGIRVVPTFKILKDNKVIKEVVGAKFDELLAAIEAARSG; this comes from the exons ATGACTCTCTCCCTCCGAATCGCTCCGTCACCGGTATCGTTCCGTTACTCTCCGGCTCCGTCCACCCCCTCCGGCGTCGGATTACGTCCGGCCAAGCAGCGCTGCCGGATCCCGAACTCAGGCGTCGCCGCGAAAACAGGATCATGTTCTAGCGGTGGTGTTTTAGATTCAAGGAAGAGGATCGGCGGTTCCTGTGTTGTGAGGTGTAGCTTAGAAACAGTGAATGTCAGTGTCGGCGAGGTGACGGAGGTTGACAAGGACACGTTTTGGCCAGTCGTCAAAGCCGCTGGTGATAAGCTTGTTGTCCTCGACATGTACACTCAGTG GTGTGGTCCGTGCAAAGTTATGGCTCCTAAATACAAAGAGCTATCAGAGAAGTACCAGGACATGGTGTTTCTTAAGCTTGACTGCAACGAAGACAACAAG CCAGTGGCACAGGAGCTAGGGATTAGAGTGGTTCCAACCTTTAAGATCTTGAAGGACAATAAGGTGATAAAAGAAGTGGTCGGAGCAAAATTTGATGAGTTGCTTGCAGCCATTGAGGCAGCGAGGTCAGGctga